CCAAAAATTCCCTCGACGTTGCGTAAAGGAGCGGTCTTCCCGCCTCCTCTTTTCGCCCGACAATCCGGATCAATTTCTTTTCCATCAAGGCCTTGAGGACGCCTGAGCTATCAACCCCTCGGAGATCCTCAATTGCATTTCGCGTAATCGGCTGACGGTAGGCAATCAGCGCCAAGGTCTCGACAGCGGGTGTTGAAAGCCTCTGGGGCTTTGAAGGAAAAAGGAGTGAAAGCCAAGGGGCAAGCTCCGGCCTTGTGCGAAATTCAAACCCACCGGCAATGGGGACAAGGCGCAATCCCCCTCCCCTTTCCTCCCACTCTCGTGCCAGCAATTCGAGGGCCTCTTCGATCTCAGGTCGTCGACCCGGGATCCTTAGGGGGGCATTGCTCAGGATCTCGTCAATTTCCTTCACTGTGAGAGGACGACCTGCCATAAAGAGCAACGCTTCAATGATATTTTTGAGATTCATAAGAGTTTCACTCATAATGTTTCCTGATCTCCTTCCGTTTCATTTTTTTCAGATACAAGAGGGCAGACGACAATCACACCACAGGTCATTTCCTGGACAATACGGATCAATTTTTGACGTGCCATTTCCAGGATCGCGAGAAATGTAACGATCAGCTCTGTCCGAGATCGATCCTCCTGAAACAGCGCCTCGAAAAGAACCTTGTCTGTCCCACGAATTTTTTCAACAAGCTCCAACACCCGTTCGGCAACCCCTACCCTTTCCCGATAGACCTCATGACTTTTGTCCTTGGGCATCCTTTTCAGAAGTTCCTGAAACGCAGCCATCAGAGAGAGGGTGTCTGTCTCGATTATCTCTGACTCATCATTTCCAACTTCAGAAAGATCCGGAGATCTTTTGAAGACAGTTTTTCCAAGCAGTGGTCTTTCAAGCAATATTGAGGCTGCCATTTTATACTTCTGATACTCGAGCAGTTTTTGGATAAGATCGGCACGGGGATCGAATCCCTCTTCCTCTTCCTTCTCCGACTCCGGAAGGAGCATCTTCGATTTGATATAGGTGAGCTCGGCCGCCATATCGAGAAATTCGCCGGCAAGATCAACATTGAGCTCCTGGGCCAGCTGAAGATATTCCAGGTATTGACTTAAGATCACAGAAATCGGGATGTTTTGAATGTCGAGATCATCCTTCTTGATCAAATGAAGCAGAAGATCCAGTGGTCCCTCAAAAGCTGGAAGTTGCACACGACAATTGTCTATTGTCTCAAGATTCATAATTTCATCGCACTCCGGACCCTTTCCATCGTTTGGGCAGCAACCTCATGGGCCCGACGGTTTCCTTCCTGAATGATATCCTCCAAATCCTTGGGTCTTTTCAAGAGCTCCTCGCGCTTTTTTCGGATTGGATCCAGAAAGTTGTTCAGGATATTCGCCATCATTTTTTTATCCTCAACACACCCGATCGCAGCGGCGCAACAGTCTCTCCTGACCCTCTCAATCGTTTCGCGATCACTATGAAGCTTATGGTAATCAAAGATCAGGCAGATATCGGGATGACCGGGATCCTCTTTTCTCTGCCTTGCCGGATCCGTGATTGCCGAAAGTACCTTTTTCTCAATCTCTTTCGGAGAGTCTGAGAGAAAAAGGCAGTTGTCATAACTTTTACTCATCTTTCTGCGATCAGGCCCCAAAAGCTTGGGGGCTGGCGTCAGCAGTGGCTGTGGTTCGACAAGCACCTGTTGTTTATAAAGGCTGTTAAATCGACGCACAATCTCCCGGGCCAGCTCAATATGAGGAACCTGGTCACTTCCGACCGGGACGATTTCTGCATTATAAAGGACAATATCAGCGGTTTGTAAAACAGGGTATCCCAAAAAACCATGCGTGGAGAGATCTTTATTGCTAAGTTCCTGTTGCATCTCCTTATAGGAGGGGACCCTCTCCAACCACCCAAGCGGGGTGATCATGGAGAGGAGGAGTTGAAGCTCCGCATGTTCCTTAACCGATGATTGGATAAATAGTGTCGATTTGCGGGGATCGAGGCCGACGGATAGCCAGTCGGCAAGGATCTCACGCCTCGACTCTCGAATCACCTCTGGGGTTGCATATTCGGTCGTGAGGGCATGCCAATCGGCGATAAAGAAAAAACAGTCGTACTCCTCTTGCAGCTTGAGCCAGTTCCGGAGGACGCCGTGATAATGCCCCAGGTGCAATTTTCCTGTCGGTCTCATTCCGGAAAGGACCACTTTTTTCTTGGAATTCATGGAAGCAGCAACCTCGCGAGAGATAGAACAGGAATCATCAGATATTTCAAGGCCCCTGAATAAAGGAGGAGAAAAAGGATCAGAAAGCCATAGCGACCAATCTGATCATAGGAGGCGAGATATCTGGCGGGAAGGATCCCCTCCATCACCTTACCCCCGTCCAGCGGGTGAAGCGGGATCAGATTAAACGTCGCCAACATCAAATTAAGATAAACCCCTGTCTCCAGCATTTCATAGATAATAACGAGGGTTTTCGACGGTGGGAGAGAGACAAGCGCGTGAAGAATCCCGGCAATAACAACAGCCAACAGGATGTTAGAAACAGGACCGGCAGCAGCGACCTTGAGAGTTCCTTGTCGCCCTCCCCTG
This genomic window from Deltaproteobacteria bacterium contains:
- a CDS encoding segregation/condensation protein A, which translates into the protein MQLPAFEGPLDLLLHLIKKDDLDIQNIPISVILSQYLEYLQLAQELNVDLAGEFLDMAAELTYIKSKMLLPESEKEEEEGFDPRADLIQKLLEYQKYKMAASILLERPLLGKTVFKRSPDLSEVGNDESEIIETDTLSLMAAFQELLKRMPKDKSHEVYRERVGVAERVLELVEKIRGTDKVLFEALFQEDRSRTELIVTFLAILEMARQKLIRIVQEMTCGVIVVCPLVSEKNETEGDQETL
- the scpB gene encoding SMC-Scp complex subunit ScpB; this encodes MNLKNIIEALLFMAGRPLTVKEIDEILSNAPLRIPGRRPEIEEALELLAREWEERGGGLRLVPIAGGFEFRTRPELAPWLSLLFPSKPQRLSTPAVETLALIAYRQPITRNAIEDLRGVDSSGVLKALMEKKLIRIVGRKEEAGRPLLYATSREFLELFELKDLNDLPPLAELEAKVQALSETEKKPERLDLSDLTALPVDFSDLDEKDREILGGLEKSLEDLKSVEKEVLESEEGEETP
- a CDS encoding site-2 protease family protein, with protein sequence MTDRIASFLLFFPIFLFSLSFHEYAHGWVAFRLGDSTAKFLGRLTMNPLRHIDWIGTFLFPLMMFLMPGLLLFGWAKPVPIDPRNIRGGRQGTLKVAAAGPVSNILLAVVIAGILHALVSLPPSKTLVIIYEMLETGVYLNLMLATFNLIPLHPLDGGKVMEGILPARYLASYDQIGRYGFLILFLLLYSGALKYLMIPVLSLARLLLP
- the trpS gene encoding tryptophan--tRNA ligase, producing the protein MNSKKKVVLSGMRPTGKLHLGHYHGVLRNWLKLQEEYDCFFFIADWHALTTEYATPEVIRESRREILADWLSVGLDPRKSTLFIQSSVKEHAELQLLLSMITPLGWLERVPSYKEMQQELSNKDLSTHGFLGYPVLQTADIVLYNAEIVPVGSDQVPHIELAREIVRRFNSLYKQQVLVEPQPLLTPAPKLLGPDRRKMSKSYDNCLFLSDSPKEIEKKVLSAITDPARQRKEDPGHPDICLIFDYHKLHSDRETIERVRRDCCAAAIGCVEDKKMMANILNNFLDPIRKKREELLKRPKDLEDIIQEGNRRAHEVAAQTMERVRSAMKL